From one Musa acuminata AAA Group cultivar baxijiao chromosome BXJ2-6, Cavendish_Baxijiao_AAA, whole genome shotgun sequence genomic stretch:
- the LOC135614911 gene encoding large ribosomal subunit protein uL10c-like, whose product MEASLCCFPNSKLPAPRTQTQSLALSRLCNPFSAPCGPRRKTLSSNTIVRAAISRAKKEETVETVKQQLEGCHLVAGICYKGLTVKQLQNIRTALPPTSRLIVAKNTLVGKAFEGTPWAAIAPCLKGMNAWLFVHSEEIPEALKPYRAFQREWKLEDNDFTGAVFEGRFYAPDEFKSLETMPSRAELYAKILGALQSPAISVVSTLQAPARDVVLVLKAYVKKLEEESGGAAAA is encoded by the coding sequence ATGGAGGCCTCTCTCTGCTGCTTCCCCAACTCCAAGCTTCCTGCCCCGCGAACCCAGACGCAATCCCTTGCCCTCAGCCGTCTCTGCAACCCCTTCTCCGCCCCCTGCGGACCCCGCCGCAAAACCCTTTCCTCCAACACCATCGTCCGCGCCGCCATCAGCCGCGCCAAGAAGGAGGAGACGGTGGAGACCGTCAAGCAGCAGCTGGAGGGCTGCCACCTCGTTGCTGGCATTTGCTACAAGGGCCTCACTGTCAAGCAGCTGCAGAACATCCGCACCGCCCTCCCCCCTACCTCCCGCCTCATCGTCGCCAAAAACACCCTCGTCGGCAAGGCCTTCGAGGGCACCCCCTGGGCCGCCATCGCCCCCTGCCTCAAGGGCATGAACGCCTGGCTCTTCGTCCACTCCGAGGAGATCCCCGAGGCCCTCAAGCCCTACCGCGCCTTCCAGCGCGAGTGGAAGCTCGAGGACAACGACTTCACTGGTGCCGTCTTCGAGGGCCGCTTCTACGCGCCCGACGAGTTCAAGTCCCTGGAGACCATGCCCAGCCGCGCCGAGCTCTACGCCAAGATCCTAGGCGCCCTCCAGAGCCCCGCCATCTCCGTTGTCAGTACGCTCCAGGCTCCGGCCAGGGACGTCGTCCTCGTGCTCAAGGCCTACGTCAAGAAGCTCGAAGAAGAGAGCGGCGGCGCTGCAGCTGCGTAA